A genomic stretch from Hemibagrus wyckioides isolate EC202008001 linkage group LG02, SWU_Hwy_1.0, whole genome shotgun sequence includes:
- the gcat gene encoding 2-amino-3-ketobutyrate coenzyme A ligase, mitochondrial: MSLRTIVRQLKNPLRDILKSQNVISSRPYAAVAHARSVLEAELETIRAAGTWKGERVITSSQGPHINVEGSRGDILNFCANNYLGLSSHPEVIQAGIEALQKYGAGLSSVRFICGTQGIHKQLEQKLAQFHEREDCILYASCFDANAGLFEVLLGPDDAVLSDELNHASIIDGIRLCRAQRFRYKHMSLDDLEQKLKESQSCRLRLVVTDGVFSMDGDVAPLVGICDLAEQYGALVFIDECHATGFLGPRGRGTDELLGVMDRVHIVNSTLGKALGGAAGGYTVGPKPLIDLLRQRSRPYLFSNSLPPPVVGSATRAVELLMASNEIAQSMASKTMRFRNSMTQAGFTIAGTAHPICPVMLGDARLASIMADDMLKLGVYVIGFSYPVVPKGKARIRVQISAAHTESDIDRAVEAFIQTGRKHGVIS; encoded by the exons ATGTCACTTCGCACGATTGTTCGTCAACTTAAAAATCCTCTAAGAGACATTTTGAAGAGCCAGAATGTCATTTCTAGTCGACCTTATGCCGCTGTCGCGCACGCGAGGTCGGTGCTGGAGGCGGAGCTGGAGACGATCCGCGCTGCAGGGACCTGGAAGGGGGAAAGAGTCATTACATCCAGCCAGGGACCGCATATCAACGTGGAAGGCAGTCGTGGCG ATATATTAAACTTCTGTGCCAACAACTACCTGGGCCTGTCCAGTCATCCAGAGGTCATTCAGGCTGGAATTGAAGCACTACAAAAATACGGAGCTGGTTTGAGTTCAGTGAGGTTCATTTGTGGGACACAG ggTATTCATAAGCAATTAGAGCAGAAGCTAGCTCAGTTCCATGAAAGAGAAGACTGCATCCTGTATGCAAGCTGCTTTGATGCCAATGCTGGTCTCTTTGAG GTTCTCCTGGGACCAGATGATGCTGTGTTATCTGATGAACTGAACCATGCTTCAATCATTGATGGAATTAGACTGTGTCGGGCACAAAGGTTCCGCTACAAGCACATGAGCCTGGATGATTTGGAGCAAAAGCTGAAAGAATCCCAG TCTTGCCGCTTAAGGCTGGTGGTAACTGATGGCGTGTTCTCTATGGATGGTGATGTGGCTCCTCTGGTGGGTATCTGTGATCTTGCTGAGCAGTATGGAGCGTTGGTTTTCATAGACGAATGCCATGCAACGGGATTCTTGGGTCCTCGTGGCCG AGGTACTGATGAGTTGCTGGGGGTGATGGACAGAGTGCACATTGTAAACTCCACTCTGGGAAAAGCTCTTGGAGGTGCAGCAG GTGGTTACACAGTTGGACCAAAACCTTTAATTGACCTACTCAGGCAGCGCTCTCGTCCTTATCTCTTTTCCAACTCTCTCCCGCCTCCAGTGGTGGGCTCTGCCACTCGTGCAGTGGAACTGCTGATGGCATCCAATGAAATTGCACAAAGCATGGCCTCCAAAACCATGAG GTTCAGAAACAGCATGACACAGGCAGGGTTCACCATTGCAGGCACAGCTCATCCCATCTGCCCTGTGATGCTGGGAGACGCTCGTCTGGCTTCCATCATGGCTGATGACATGCTGAAACTAG GAGTGTATGTGATTGGATTCTCCTACCCCGTGGTTCCCAAAGGAAAAGCTCGTATCCGGGTCCAGATCTCAGCTGCACATACAGAGTCAGACATTGATCGTGCTGTAGAAGCCTTCATACAGACTGGCCGAAAGCATGGCGTCATATCATAG